In Zingiber officinale cultivar Zhangliang chromosome 6A, Zo_v1.1, whole genome shotgun sequence, a single genomic region encodes these proteins:
- the LOC121997655 gene encoding cell cycle checkpoint control protein RAD9A-like, with amino-acid sequence MELSLSGNALKTFTRSITCLARVGTELVLLASSSKLEFHTLNASRSAYQIVSFLPSAFDVYSLASPPTRCSVLLKSLCSVLRTPAAVMDRFDAALSSPDAAKLQCTLHCINGVKKTYWITCNVDPDSQHLSLDRRQFPSSLTVRPRDLARLLANFQSSMQEITVIATDSLVVPSDDGDEIGGKAVELRSYVDPSKDHSDATLHTQLWIDPAEEFLQYTHIGDPVDITFSMKELKAFLTFCEGCEVDIHIFFKKAGEPILMAPKFGFDDGTNSDFDATLVLATMLVSQLNDGLEQPSVPPVPQSDPSTACNVNALPVSNNPSNHTKIWSELSGSAARSSGNARENQAPVEGNPRSSMPNDRGTHYATNDQRAPNLREDTLDVQQRFESNQRERADADTNPLSQHYPSNWVGAMDEEEEDEEELFVQSTPQFDD; translated from the exons ATGGAGCTCTCTCTGAGCGGCAACGCCCTCAAGACTTTCACCCGCTCGATCACCTGCCTCGCGCGCGTCGGCACTGAGCTCGTCCTACTCGCCTCCTCTTCCAAG CTCGAATTCCACACTCTCAACGCCTCCCGATCCGCCTACCAGATCGTCTCCTTCCTTCCCTCTGCCTTCGACGTCTACTCCCTCGCTTCCCCTCCCACCCGCTGTAGCGTCCTCCTGAAATCCCTCTGCTCCGTACTCCGCACTCCCGCCGCCGTAATGGACCGCTTCGACGCCGCTCTTTCCTCTCCGGACGCTGCCAAGCTCCAGTGCACCCTCCACTGCATCAACG GCGTCAAGAAGACCTATTGGATCACCTGTAACGTTGATCCCGATAGCCAGCACCTATCGCTCGACCGACGGCAGTTCCCAAGCAGTCTCACTGTACGGCCGCGTGACCTCGCTAGGCTGCTTGCCAATTTCCAATCGTCGATGCAGGAAATCACAGTCATTGCGACCGATTCGTTGGTAGTTCCATCAGACGATGGGGATGAGATTGGAGGGAAGGCAGTGGAGCTTCGAAGCTATGTAGATCCTTCTAAAG ATCATAGTGACGCGACACTGCACACGCAACTTTGGATTGATCCTGCAGAGGAGTTTCTGCAGTATACACACATTGGAGATCCCGTGGATATCACATTCAGCATGAAGGAATTGAAG GCTTTTCTGACATTTTGTGAAGGGTGTGAAGTTGACAtccatatttttttcaaaaaagcaGGGGA ACCTATTCTAATGGCACCAAAATTTGGGTTTGATGATGGAACAAATTCAGACTTTGATGCAACCTTAGTTCTTGCTACCATGCTAGTATCTCAACTTAATGATGGCCTAGAGCAACCATCTGTTCCTCCAGTGCCACAATCAGATCCTTCAACGGCTTGTAATGTTAATGCATTACCAGTTTCTAATAATCCTTCTAATCACACCAAAATCTGGTCTGAACTCTCAG GTAGTGCTGCCAGAAGTTCTGGTAATGCCAGAGAAAATCAAGCTCCAGTTGAAGGAAATCCAAGATCTAGCATGCCTAATGATAGAGGAACACATTATGCGACAAATGATCAGAGAGCACCCAACCTGAGGGAAGACACGCTGGATGT acaacagcgcTTCGAATCCAACCAGAGAG AAAGGGCGGATGCCGATACGAATCCCCTATCACAGCATTATCCTAGTAACTGGGTTGGTGCCATggacgaggaagaagaagatgaggaagAGTTGTTTGTACAATCAACGCCTCAATTCGATGACTAA